The Thalassophryne amazonica chromosome 18, fThaAma1.1, whole genome shotgun sequence DNA window GATGTGCATTAAGCATCTTCTGATACCAGTGAGTGTgcagcatcactgtaaagtgtttAGAGCATCTGTTAGAAAAGATTTTCTTTTAttactgcaacagactggcatcctatccagggtaGACCCCGCCTCTTACCcagtgactgctgtgataggcaacACAAGGATCTAAttaactggtttccacaaccctacccaacacccactccatgcaagcattgaacagtgtaagAGCCAGAGCATATCCTGAGGAACACCAGTCTTCACTGGGAAAACTCAGCGCCTCTGTGTATAGACTGGTTATGATCTCCAGTAAATTATTGGGGATTTCACAAAatttcaggatgtcccagagaccaGTGCGGACAACTGAACTGCtcactttgtgaaaatcaacacagACTACAAAGAAAACTGTCGACATTCAcaatttgtccctcaggccatcagactgtacaactactCGCtcggggaggagtaacaggaagacaagaGGACGGGAACGagcggaacagtagtagccagtaaaccagtagcaagcagtatttctggtatttatatttatatttggaaattgttttttactttcacttttgatactctgtgtgcttcttaccctgtgtgctgctatacaatgctgctggaacctccacttcactgagggagtcttcccaaggcatTAATaaagtctaatctaatctaaaacgtGTGTTCTGTGAGTACTCTCAGGATCAGAACGTGGTTGATGGTTGATTTCTTGGGCATACACCCAGAATGTAACTGAATCAGattaagaataatccttgcaaACACTTTACTCGGAATAGAGAGCAGCCGACACCCCTAAAGTTGTAATAATCCCAAGTAAATTCAGTGGGGTAAAATAAAAGTGTGACATGAGGGTTAATAAAAAGGCTTTTTATGCCATCCATGACACAAGAAGATGAGGATTTCTAATGTTTAGGCGTTTCAGAGCCTTGCTCCACTGTGAGCTCGTTTAAGAAGAAGGAAAAAGACGACACAGAAACCTACTCACTTGTAACCCCGCCTCTGGAGATGCCATTTCATTGGCAGCGACACCTCAGTGACGTGAACCTCTTTGAAGTGGACGGCCATCACCTCAGTGATGCCCCCGTCCCCAGCCCCAAGGTCCAGCAGTCTCTCTGCCCGCCACTCCGGCCCGATCCGCATCAGCCGCTGGAAGTGCtctgcagaaaacacaaacataGAGCCGCGACCCAACAACCTAAGAAAGACAGAGAACACATGAGTGAACCCTGCAGAAAAAAGCAGAGGCAAGCTCATCTGATTAACTCACCCGTTGATGAAGGTGCGTGAGACCAGAGGGCTGAGGACTGTTGACATAAAAGAGTGGTACAACTGGGTTAACAACCAGCTGGACTTCTCTATGCTCCGTTTGAGAAAAGCTTGGTGTCCGAGTCCAAATGACTCTGGACATACAGGGGGTCGAACTGTTTCTCCAAGCAGGTCAGGACAACACAGGTACCACTGGAACACCAACAGAAGGAAAAGTATCACAGCAAATCACATTTAAACAAGATAACAGGAAGGTCATGATTTCCCAGACTGGTTCAGAACACAGAGAGAATCTCTTCTCAGGAGGAAAGTGATGACAGCAGATTGTAGGAAAAATGTTTCTCTCCGtgttctgctgcacatcatttatttttagcatgcacaaacaccacgagcaccagttatgtgcacacctgCTTATATAGACCCTAAGACCCATTGGTTGAGGTGCTTATCCATGTAGCAGATCAgagtgactccccctggatgggatgccagttcaAACACAGGTTACTACCCCAGCAAGACcggtacttatttacagcaggggGACTGGGACGATGCAGGTATGTGTTTTATCCATGGACACAGTCAGGTTCGCGTGACCGGGAATCAAATTCAGGCTTACATCTCGATAATCCATCTCCTTATCTCCATGAGCTACCCGGTCTACTAAAAACATTTTCATTTACTTTCACTTCAATGAGAGAAGCCATGAAACCATCTTCTCTAAATAAATGTCACAAACCATAATGCTGTGTGTTCCAGAAATGcatgatgaataaataaatactaaagaACATGGAAACAAAGAAGGGCGGCCTGAAGAATGGGTTCAGATGCTTTCCTCTTTTCGCCCTCCTGACAAATATTCAGGTCATTTAGAAAAATATGACTTGAATATGAGGAGGGGAGAAAAAAACCTGACTGCATGTTGGAAATTCAAACCAGTGGTCAGAATATGACAGCAGACACTCCAGCCAGCCCCCACAACCACAGACACCCAACCGACAGATTACATTTTGCAGCAACTGTGGCAGgccggtcccacatcggcctataCGGCCACACCAGGAGCTACAACTCAACAACTTGATGGATGAGCTCGAGCCTTGAAACCATGATCTTACAGGCTCGGACTGAGCCAACACTGGTCAGAACATTTTGATGTCCAGTATGGATGCGCTCCTTGGTCTCATTTTGGAGGAACGAAGAAAGAATAAAAGTTTCTCACCCACGTTAGTGACTACATGAAGAAACATCTATTCTGCCActgatagtgcagcggataactgaaaaaatgcttcaactggtgatgcaagcaccaatttGGCACacgtacaccttagacattactctttaaaaatgccgagtggccacatgaactttcgatagggggccaagtaggggtcaattgaagaattacacaggggtcaaatgaaAACAggcctccaatcatattgaaaggtattccatattatttgtctgatcataaagattccaaaaaggtatagttttgactatctgtgaatgaatgttctggagttatggggtaaaaactgtaagaatggtgacaaaggtcaatttcaatttgtacaggggtcaaaagtaaacttgctccaattttggttaaaggtgatgcaaatattagctgagtgaatatggttttaaaaaagaatagtttgcatcatgtatcatgcttagttatgttacagggtagcatatgtcacgtgtcatagaatacaatggatgtcgacattgtttaaactttactttgcaaaccaagcactcaacagtcaaaactattccatgtattaatcttattagctcaaccagtaattgcacactttttaccaaattggagcaactttaacttttgaccctgtacaaactgaaattgacctcagtgtttttgctgtttttaccccataattccctaacattcattcacagatagtccaaactatacctttttggaatctttatgatcagacaaataatatggaataaccttcaatatgactggagcatcttttaattttgacccctgtgtaattcttcaattaacccctactggccgcctattgaaagttcatgtggccactctgcattttaaaagagtaatgtctaaggagcacgtgtgccaaatttggtgcttgcatcactatttgaaggatccctcagtaaatattcagttatctgctgcactgggtCAGTAAAGCAGAATCTGGGTTAGATTCAACAGACTGAgtcacagctgtcaccactcatttaTGGAGGTGGATGAGCTCTAAAGGACCAGAACAAACAGGACACACAAAGGTTCTGACTCAGATCTGCTCCTTCTTAAACATGAGCTGGATACGTGAACGATGTCCCAAGAGGTTTTTAATCAAATTTATATCTATGTTTGCACATTTATTGCGATGGTAAGTCCTGAAGGTTAGCAGGATCCCTCAAAATATACTTTCAGTCGATCTCCATAAACCTGGCCAGTCATCAGTCTCATCTATTTTGATTTAATGTTGGTGTTGATCAGGATCATATGCGGATTCTGGATTGTTGGATCCATTTCTCCTAACTCGCACGGTGACACTGAAACCTGCCAATCATATATTTTACACAACACATTATTAACATGTGAACGCTCATACAAACAAAGACACTGAAATATAAATTCAGCCAGTGGTGGCGCTCATGAGAACTGGCTGCTTTGTGAAAAATAAGCTGGCAAACATGGAATAATACTGCTGATCCCATGCAGAGTTCCGGGACTGTTGCTCTCTAAGCACCCTTTGGATTTTAGTAATCTGTGGTCCTGTACATGACCTGAAGACCACATCAACAGTCTGTCATAGTCTGGTGcctgtttacagctgggtggactgggacaatgcagacaaAACATCGTGTCCAAGCACACAGGCAGGTTGGTTCTGGAAGTCCAGCTCCTGTTCTAACAGTTTTTATGTACCAAAAGCATCCATCCATAAGAAGGAGTTTGCAGACGCACACTGGCACTCAGCATCCAAACATTTTTTCTTagaaaaatagttaaaaaaacaaaataaaaaagtcaaGTCTAGGAGCATGAACTGGGTGATGCAACTCGCCACATCCACAACAtcacagaaccgccttgggtcttGGAGGGCAGGCAGACTACTGGTTCAGTTCCACAACTCTAAAATAACTACCTACctggtgcaaaaaaaaacaaaaacataaatttgAGTCAGATTTCAGATTTAAATTTATTTGTCACATGCAACTGTACAGTACAAAGGCAGTGAAATGTTGGTGTGACCTGCCCAAATTGTGCAAAAACAAATGAACTGTACGCAGGGAATGATGGGACCCTGAAAGACTCTatccagtagaggtgggcgataccgggaattttggtattgatccgataccaagtaaatacaggcccagtatcgctgatattgatacaaaagacctaggatagaatttcaccaaacattgtatgtgacaacaaaatactttattatcacaatcaacatttttgtttaaaaaaaaaaaatcactcaccacaacttaaaacaaaatctcgtgaggtagagggctgacaaaccacaatacaagggtgcgttgctccgtgctgtgtgacacagtgcagcgctgctcttacatacagagagtagactttgatgaatctgcgtgcgcagcagtcagtgtatacgggagaggaaaaaaaaggttgagtattgatctttttacacgaggatcgttcaatatcaataccagcgttggtatcgatattatcaatattaggatcaatccgcccacttCTAATATCCAGAACTGATGAAGCTCTTCTGGATCAAGGAACTGAATAAGTCCAGGTGACTTGACTTAACCTACTGTAGACCTTCACCAGGTCTAGATGACctgacaaccagctggaaaccttCACCTAGTACAGCTGACCTGGATGAACACCTGAGTCTGCCAGATGTTTGATCAGATGTGTTCCAGGGTCTGGATCTACTCACCTCCTGGGTCTCGACCCCGGCAGTTTCTGCGTCGTTCACCATGTTGCTGAGCAGGGATCGAACCACCGGACTCCGGACGTACTTGCCGGTCCACATCTTCCTGACGGACAGCAGAAAGGCGACGTAACCGCAGACCCAGGCCACAAAGACCAGAGTCCGGATCTGCAGGTGACACATAACGAGTCCCGAGTCAGAGTCCGGACAGGAAGCAGCGAGTCTCTGAGTCAAACACACAAACCTGAAAAGCTGAGGGTGGGGCGGCTTTACACGGAAATCTGCTAACTACATCTTAATCCCGTCATCCTAATCTGTCTATTTACCTTTTAACAGAAAAACAGTTTCCGggacaaaaaaacacaccacacagacaacaacatcatcatcatcatcatcagcttcttcttcttctttccggcAGACTAGGCACGGCTAGTGCATTGCTGCCCCCCACTGTCAGAATGTACACCTAGAAAACACAATGAATTATCTGCCCTACACTTTATTATAATACCCAGTGCTCTTCAGAAAGGTTATGACTGCCATTGCCCTCTCTTTAGGGGAAGCTCCTTGACCTAGAATGGTCCTTAGGGAAAAGGTGTTAATTCCCAATTATGTTCTTCTAATCTCGCATTACCAGCTGGCAAACCGAATATTTGGCGCATTAGCTCCACCGCCTGAGCTGGAGGATTAAACCCAGACTCGACCTGGACAGATGCCAGTTTGTTGTCACAGACTCAGAGATTTGATGTTTGTGAtttgtgacattaaaaaaaaatacagagctTGAAGGTCTGAACGTGAAGGAAACCATCTTCAGCGACAGTCAGCAGGAAATCCAAGAAACCTTCATGTACTCTGCAGTGATGGAAAAATGCAGAACATACACGTATGTTGATATGTCGgtgatatatacgaggtctgtgagaaaagtaacggaccttattatttttttcaaaaactatatggatttgaatcacgtgtgattacatcagacatgcttgaaccctcgtgggcatgtgagagtttttttcacgccagtcggttacgtcattcgcctgtgggcagtctttgagtgaggagtcgcccaccctctcgtcgattttttcattgtttaggaatggctcagagactgctgctttgtttgatcaaaattttttcaaaaactgtaaggcacaactgagtggacaccattcgataaattcagctggttttcggtgaaaattttaacggctgatgagagattttggagttttactgtcgccgtaaggacggcccacagcgcctgacggcgatctgcgctctgaggcagcgtcgtctcactgtttcaagctgaaaccttcctaatttcaggctctgtggacccaagatgtcgtgagataacagagaactttcagaagaattcgggatcaggagtttatccagacattccactgttaaggagattttgtaatgaaagaatgtgcgggcagattcgcatgtcaggccggacccaaccgcgggggggtcgccacaggaaaaacacctccgttggaaaccttaacggacaagttggaacatgcccagctgttaaacaatttctcagatactcacttgttgaaagccatcaaaagctgcctgaatttacaaatggttttcaacacggaggtgttttcctgtgcggCGCGAACGGATTTGGGGCGTCGTCATGgacccgactcggcaaattcgtccgcacgttcttttattacaaaatctcctttaacagtggaatgtccgcataaactcctcatgccggcctcttctgaaacttctctgttctctgatgacgtcctgggtgaacagagctttaaattaggatgttttcagctcgaaacagccagacggacgccacctccgaccgcgccgatccgctttgtgggctgtgcttaaagcaaaagaaactccgcaatctctcatcagccgttaaacttttcaccgaaaccagctgaatttctcgaatagtgtccacacggatatccctcaccgtcctgaaaaaaatttgataaagcaacgcgcgccgtctccctgcagcttctcagacaaagagattctgacggggggggtccacacctcactcaaagcctgcccacaggcgaatgacgtcaccgacaggcatgacaatctcacgcatgcgcacgagggttcaagcttgtctgacgtataaacatatgaatcaaatccatttattttttgaaaaaaataaaaaggaccgcttttttatcacagacctcatatatatacttCAGAATTGagccaacttggcacacatatactttgacatctgTGAAATGACTTAGGCTATTGagtactttagtagtagtagtagaagtagtacTAGCAGTAGTAGTTTTAGTTAAGGGGGGAGACACTTCTGTGCTACATCATCATCAGCAAGTGTGCTAGAAGGTTGGTGTCATACATTTCTCTTCTCTTTTCTTTGAATTTTTTCCTATCAGTGGTAGCAGCAGccgtctcttcttgaggcagctttagttgtGCCCTAACAGTTCCCTAGAATCCGGgacaggtgggaggtgatagctttgttgatgAAGATAGAGTTTTTATTTCAGTCTCAGAGGTGAGTTATCAGCTCATGGTCAAAATAAAAGTGGAAATATTCCCCGAGTTATAACTGTCCTTTTCTTAAATATATTTACACCTGTTACTATTGCAAATTACAAAAGATGTGCACAAGTGCGTGCGCACATGCACAGAATAAAAtcagacaggttttttttttttgtaagtcatTAATATTACTGCTGTTTTATAATTCTGGAAAAGGAAGCTTTGTGGACAATTCACAAACAGTATTTGGTCAGAACTGCATTCTTTCAGTGATGTCTGGAGGATTCCTTCAAGTACATTCCCCCCCCAAAGATCAATGATATTAACCTGCACGCGTATACAGAGAGGTCAAAGGAGAACAGTCACTGAGTGGGACTCTGGTGAAGGTTGGTGGGACAAGTCTCACAGTCCAGAGCATCGTACAGGATGGTCACTATctgttttctgctctttgttcttcagCAGGGAGCTTCTTATCTTCTTTAGCTCCATCGCTGCGCACCTGGATGACATCCACCAGGTGCTGCAGTAAGGCCAGTTTGTCTCCTTCTGCCACATTAGAGTTCTGCATTCTTGGATGTTTTGTGGCATCCTGATGAAGAGATGAAACTGAGGAGCTTTCAGATGGTGACAGAGAAATCTTAGAGTCTGGGAAAGTTCTGCGTGGTCTGTTTCGCTGTCGGTGGCGTCCCAGTGTGTAGGGGACTGTTCCAGCTGAGGTACACTTATCAATTATTGATTATTCTGAAGTGGACATGTTCTTAAGAACCTCGCCGTCACACAATAAAATTCCAGGCAAAGATATTTCTCAATATAACTCCTTCTtccggctgctcccattagggggttgGCACAGCAGaccagtcgtttccatctcaccctgtcctctgtatcttcctgtctcaccaaccacctgcatgtcctccctcagcacatccataaacctcctctttggcctcctcctgtctggtggctccatcctcagcatccttatacatgcaatgctaaaatactcccTTGGCAATATgaacataaaaataggaacaaaGTGTGACTTTTtggcctcttaaaataggtcaaggttagccatctttgaacttgtccaaggtctgtgtcccaagaatgttccctgtgaattgaagatgatgaacacagacagacggatgcaaaATCTTCACAAgactcgatggccatattttgggcctctggaaaaaaaatctaaacgttTTTCATGTCAATCCACAAGCTAGGACAAATTTTGCTTTGAAAGATGGACACTGTAATACACAAATACTGCATTTTCATTTGTATATCTTTGTATATCCCAGAAATATTGTTTCCTACAAGTTATTAATGTAGTGTTGTTAAGATACTTTTTTTTTAGTAGGTGGCACCAAATGCCGGTGAAATGAGTGCACCTCCCTGTAACTAGCTTACTGTGCTGCATGATGAATAGACACAGGGACTGACCTGAGAGCACCTCAAATATTGAGTAAATTAACCAGAAACTGTGGAGAAGCTATGATGCAAATTTTAAGCTCATGTTGATAAAAGGAtgagtcatcaaacaactctcaagcagcaaAGAAATACAGCCTGAGAGCATATAATTCCAGAACATTTTAAGCCCCAAAAGGCAGTTTTAAGAATAGTAGCAAAAAATGTAGCTTTAAAAATAGAGGGTTTTTTTTAGTACGTGGTTGACAAATTAAATGATGGGCTGCACAATGTGCTTTTAttagcattattttaaaataaaagcattttattgATTAAAAAAGAAGACTTGGACTTCAGGCACATTTTTTACAAAAATATGTCTTGAAAAAGGTGGCTGTCTTATAATAGTAAATAAATTAAGTAATTCTGTAAAACTTGAGAGTGTAAGTATTTGATGCTGTTCCCATTATGGAGTTTTAAACCCTTTCACATTTGGGATGAAACTTGTGAATCCTCTCAAGGTTACATTTTGGTGGAACGTGTGACCACAAGATGGAACGACTGAGTTTTTCCCCGACAAAAAAAAACTACTGGTAGTTAAAAACCGGGCTCATATTGGTGTGtataaatttaaaaagaaataaacaaaacaaaaacttaatATCATGTTAATAATTAAGCAAATCCATTTTTCAAATGCAGATTGTACCAGAAAAGATGAATGAAATAAACTTGTGATTTGACCATACGATTTGACCATTGACTCGTACGTATGATTTTATGCTGCTTTACAGTACAACTGAGAAAAATACATGATTGAAAGTGTAAACACGGGTAAACAGATTTTCATGTCCAGTGTGGAACTGCTCCTTAGTCTCATTTTGGAGGAATGAAGAAATGAAAGCTTCTTGCCCACATTAGTGACCACTTGGAGAAACATCTAATCTGCATCTAAAGGTTACTGGAGCAGAATCTGGGCGAGATTAAACAGACTGAGTCACAGCTGTCACCATTCATTTATCTAATGGACCAGAACACACAGAATACATAAAGTTCATGACTCAGATCTGCTGCTTTTCAACCATGAGCTGATGTGGATATTatcagagggattttttttttttttatttggacgGAATTTGCACATTTGTTAGGACTGTTAATCCTGATAATCTAATAAAACCATGTGATTTCAAACAAGTGAAAAACAATGTCACCCTTTGTCATCGCTCCGTGTAGAACAGCTTCAGAGTCCTGTTTATCTTGGAGAAGTGCAGATCCACTTCTAAAAACGGTTAAATTAAGTTGTATTTTTGGACACTGTTTTGTACTGTGTGGGTTACACACACATacccacatatacaacccctggcaaaaattatggaatcaccggcctcagaggatgttcattcagttgtttaattttgtagaaaaaaagcagatcacagacatgacacaaaactaaagtcatttcaaatggcaactttctggctttaagaaacactataagaaatcaagaaaaaagattgtggcagtcagtaatggttagttttttagaccaagcagaggaaaaaaaatatggactcactcaattctgaggaaaaaattatggaatcaccctgtaaattttcatcctcaaaactaacacctgcatcaaatcagatctgctcattgacattgaccctgtgccatgacattgaccctatgtgtctttttgcaaagaatgttttcgcagtttttgctctatggcaagatgcattatcatcttgaaaaatgatttcatcatccccaaacatcctttcaattgtccaaaatatcaacgtaaacttgtgcatttattgatgatgtaatgacagccatctccccagtgcctttacctgacatgcagccccatatcatcaatgactgtggaaatttacatgttctcttcaggcagtcatcttataaatctcattggaacggcaccaaacaaaagttccagcatcatcaccttgcccaatgcagattcgagattcatcactgaatatgactttcatccagtcatccacagtccacgattgcttttctttagcccattgtaaccttgttttttttctgtttaggtgttaatgatggctttcgtttagcttttctgtatgtaaatcccattttctttaagcggtttcttacagttcggtcacagacgttgactccagtttcctcccattcgttcctcatttgttttgttgtgcatttttcgatttttgagacatattgctttaagttttctgtcttgacgctttgatgtcttccttggtctaccagtatgtttgcctttaacaaccttctcatgttgttgtatttggtccagagtttagacacagctgactgtgaacaaccaacatcttttgcaacattgcatgatgatttaccctctttgtttcaattgacatatctcgtgttggagccatgattcatgtcagtccacttggtgcaacagctctccaaggtgtgttcactcctttttagatgcagactaacgagcagatctgatatgatgcaggtgttagttttggggatgaaaatttacagggtgattccataattttttcctcagaattgagtgattccatatttttttcctctgcttggtctaaaaaagtaaccgttactgactgccacaatcttttttcttgatttcttatggtgtttcttaaagccagatagttgccatttgaaatgactttagttttgtgtcatgtttgtgatctgctttttttctacaaaattaaacaactgaatgaacatcctccgaggccggtgattccataatttttgccaggggttgtatatatatatatatatatacatatatacatatatatatgtgtgtgtgtgaaatgactTAGGCTATTGAGTActttaatagtagtagtagtagtagtaccagCAGTAGTAGTTTTAGTTACGTGTGTGCTAAATCATCCATCATCAGCTAACTttgtataattaaaaaaaaaaaaaaaaaaaaaatcaaataataataatgactttattTCAGACTCTAGAGTACATATATACATGATACGTACATAGGTCCATATGTGGGCAGTTACACAGTGACACTAGTTTGTGTGCATGAATTCTTGCAGGACTTTGACTTGGAAACGTTTTCTGTGTCTAAAGTTGACGCTCTGACAGTTTTTACTGTCTTGTGGATGTTGgctgctgtatttttttatttcttcttttgtattttaatttatcCTTTTGATTATTAATGTGTTGGCTGCAG harbors:
- the mettl9 gene encoding LOW QUALITY PROTEIN: methyltransferase-like protein 9 (The sequence of the model RefSeq protein was modified relative to this genomic sequence to represent the inferred CDS: inserted 1 base in 1 codon; deleted 4 bases in 3 codons), coding for MCHLQIRTLVFVAWVCGYVAFLLSVRKMWTGKYVRSPVVRSLLSNMVNDAETAGVETQEWYLCCPDLLGETVRPPVCPESFGLGHQAFLKRSIEKSSWLLTQLYHSFMSTVLSPLVSRTFINGLLGRGSMFVFSAEHFQRLMRIGPEWRAERLLDLGAGDGGITEVMAVHFKEVHVTEVSLPMKWHLQRRGYKLLGIDEXQHTGFQYDVISCLNLLDRCDHPLNLLRDIKQSLVPPQGASFLAAVLPFQPYVEVGGTVQCPKERLYVKGKTWEEQVTNLSNEVFRQAGFEVEAVTRLPYLCEGDMYQDYYVLDDAVFVLKASDNLGEST